A region from the Pseudomonas sp. P8_229 genome encodes:
- a CDS encoding DUF2333 family protein, with the protein MLDWKNRAGSAPERAAEPKSAARSYVGGLLFSRALATLIGIYLLVTIGLGWYWSQEPALFPVAQSAQAAAEKEGKQMVVGYTTVETLKTVAGTLLNKPGGYISNDRFPPGLWMDNTPSWEYGVLVQVRDLTRALRKDFARSQSQSAEDADLAKAEPRFNFDNKSWILPSSESEYQEGINSLSRYQARLSDPTQKNALFYARADNLNNWLGDVGTRLGSLSQRLSASVGRVKLNTALKTEVPAVGEVPQVDEEVVETPWMQIDNVFYEARGQAWALSHLLRAIEVDFADVLAKKNATVSVRQIIRELEASQEPVWSPMILNGSGFGVLANHSLVMANYISRANAAVIDLRQLLNQG; encoded by the coding sequence ATGCTGGACTGGAAGAACCGCGCGGGCAGCGCGCCTGAACGTGCCGCTGAGCCGAAGTCGGCCGCCCGCAGCTATGTGGGCGGGCTGTTGTTCAGCCGCGCGCTGGCCACGCTGATCGGCATTTACCTGCTGGTGACCATCGGCCTGGGCTGGTACTGGAGCCAAGAGCCGGCGCTGTTTCCGGTGGCGCAAAGCGCCCAGGCGGCCGCCGAGAAAGAAGGCAAGCAAATGGTCGTCGGCTACACCACGGTCGAAACCCTCAAGACCGTTGCCGGTACTTTGCTGAACAAGCCGGGCGGCTACATTTCCAACGACCGTTTCCCGCCGGGCTTGTGGATGGACAACACACCGAGTTGGGAATACGGCGTACTGGTGCAGGTCCGTGACCTGACCCGTGCCCTGCGTAAAGACTTCGCCCGTTCGCAGTCGCAGTCGGCCGAAGACGCCGATCTGGCCAAGGCCGAACCGCGTTTCAACTTCGACAACAAGAGCTGGATCCTGCCATCGAGCGAGTCGGAATATCAGGAAGGCATCAACTCCCTGAGCCGTTATCAGGCGCGCCTGTCTGACCCGACGCAGAAAAACGCCTTGTTCTACGCCCGTGCCGACAACCTGAACAACTGGCTGGGCGATGTCGGCACCCGTCTGGGTTCGCTGTCGCAACGTCTGTCGGCCAGCGTCGGCCGGGTGAAACTCAACACCGCGCTGAAAACCGAAGTCCCGGCCGTTGGCGAAGTGCCGCAGGTTGACGAAGAAGTCGTCGAGACCCCGTGGATGCAGATCGACAACGTATTCTACGAAGCTCGCGGTCAGGCCTGGGCGTTGTCGCACCTGTTGCGCGCCATCGAAGTCGATTTCGCCGATGTGCTGGCGAAGAAGAACGCCACCGTCAGCGTGCGCCAGATCATCCGTGAACTGGAGGCTTCGCAGGAGCCGGTCTGGAGTCCGATGATTCTCAACGGCAGCGGCTTCGGCGTATTGGCCAACCACTCGCTGGTCATGGCCAACTACATTTCCCGGGCCAACGCCGCAGTGATCGATCTGCGTCAGTTGCTCAATCAGGGCTGA
- the accC gene encoding acetyl-CoA carboxylase biotin carboxylase subunit, protein MTAKLEKVLIANRGEIALRILRACKEMGIKTVAVYSKADKELMHLGLADESVCIGPASAAHSYLHIPAIIAAAEVTGATAIHPGYGFLAENADFAEQVENSGFAFIGPKADTIRLMGDKVSAKHAMIEAGVPTVPGSDGPLPEDEETALRIGREVGYPVIIKAAGGGGGRGMRVVHKEEDLIAFAKLTRTEAGAAFGNPMVYLEKFLTNPRHVEVQVLSDGQGHAIHLGDRDCSLQRRHQKVLEEAPAPGIDEKAREEVLARCVKACIDIGYRGAGTFEFLYENGRFYFIEMNTRVQVEHPVSEMVTGIDIVKEMLSIAAGNKLSFTQDDVVIRGHSLECRINAEDPKTFMPSPGTVKHFHAPGGNGVRVDSHLYSGYAVPPNYDSLIGKLITYGATRDEAMARMRNALDEIVVDGIKTNIPLHRDLVRDEGFCKGGVNIHYLEHKLAGEKH, encoded by the coding sequence ATGACTGCGAAGTTGGAAAAAGTTCTGATCGCTAACCGCGGTGAGATCGCCCTGCGGATTCTGCGTGCCTGCAAAGAGATGGGCATCAAGACCGTCGCCGTTTACTCCAAGGCCGACAAAGAGCTGATGCACCTGGGTCTGGCAGACGAATCCGTCTGCATCGGCCCGGCTTCTGCCGCGCACTCCTACCTGCACATCCCGGCAATCATCGCGGCTGCTGAAGTGACTGGCGCTACTGCCATTCACCCAGGCTACGGTTTCCTCGCGGAAAACGCCGACTTTGCCGAGCAGGTCGAGAACTCCGGCTTCGCGTTCATCGGCCCGAAAGCCGACACCATTCGCCTGATGGGCGACAAGGTATCGGCCAAGCACGCGATGATCGAAGCAGGCGTGCCAACCGTTCCTGGTTCTGACGGCCCACTGCCGGAAGACGAAGAAACGGCGCTGCGCATCGGCCGTGAAGTCGGCTATCCGGTGATCATCAAAGCCGCTGGCGGCGGCGGTGGTCGCGGCATGCGCGTGGTGCACAAGGAAGAAGACCTGATCGCCTTCGCCAAACTGACCCGCACCGAAGCTGGCGCGGCGTTCGGCAACCCGATGGTCTATCTGGAAAAATTCCTGACTAACCCGCGCCACGTGGAAGTCCAGGTTCTTTCTGACGGCCAAGGCCACGCCATCCATCTGGGCGACCGCGATTGCTCGCTGCAACGTCGTCACCAGAAGGTTCTCGAAGAAGCGCCGGCACCGGGCATCGACGAGAAGGCTCGCGAAGAAGTTCTGGCTCGCTGCGTCAAGGCGTGCATCGACATCGGCTACCGTGGCGCCGGCACTTTCGAGTTCCTGTACGAGAACGGTCGTTTCTACTTCATCGAAATGAACACCCGTGTTCAGGTGGAGCACCCGGTTTCGGAAATGGTCACCGGTATCGACATCGTCAAGGAGATGCTCAGCATCGCCGCTGGCAACAAGCTGTCGTTCACTCAGGATGACGTGGTTATCCGCGGTCACTCGCTAGAGTGCCGGATCAACGCTGAAGACCCGAAAACCTTCATGCCGAGCCCGGGTACCGTCAAGCATTTCCACGCCCCGGGCGGCAACGGCGTTCGCGTCGATTCGCACCTGTACAGTGGCTATGCGGTTCCGCCGAACTACGACTCGCTGATCGGCAAGCTGATCACTTACGGCGCCACCCGCGACGAAGCCATGGCCCGCATGCGCAATGCCCTGGACGAAATCGTGGTTGACGGGATCAAGACCAACATCCCGCTGCACCGCGATCTGGTTCGCGACGAAGGCTTCTGCAAAGGCGGTGTGAACATTCACTACCTCGAGCACAAGCTGGCTGGCGAGAAGCACTAA
- the aroQ gene encoding type II 3-dehydroquinate dehydratase — MATLLVLHGPNLNLLGTREPGTYGSTTLAQINQDLERRAREAGHHLLHLQSNAEYELIDRIHAARGEGVDFILINPAAFTHTSVALRDALLGVSIPFIEVHLSNVHKREPFRHHSYFSDVAVGVICGLGASGYRLALEAALEQLETQATT, encoded by the coding sequence ATGGCAACCCTACTGGTGCTGCACGGCCCCAACCTGAACCTGCTCGGCACCCGCGAACCCGGCACTTACGGTTCAACGACCCTGGCGCAGATCAATCAGGATCTGGAGCGTCGCGCCCGTGAAGCCGGCCATCACCTGCTGCATCTGCAAAGCAATGCCGAGTACGAATTGATCGACCGCATCCACGCCGCCCGCGGCGAAGGTGTGGATTTCATTCTGATCAATCCAGCAGCTTTTACACACACAAGTGTCGCATTACGTGACGCGCTGCTGGGAGTGAGCATCCCATTCATCGAAGTGCATTTGTCCAACGTGCACAAACGCGAACCTTTCCGCCATCACTCTTACTTCTCCGATGTAGCGGTGGGAGTGATCTGCGGCCTTGGCGCCAGCGGTTACCGACTGGCCCTGGAGGCTGCACTAGAACAGCTTGAAACACAGGCAACGACTTGA
- the prmA gene encoding 50S ribosomal protein L11 methyltransferase, protein MPWLQVRLAISPEQAETYEDAFLEVGAVSVTFMDAEDQPIFEPELNTTPLWAHTHLLALFEGGTEAAPVLAHLELLTGSPLPEHHSEVIEDQDWERSWMDGFQPMRFGQRLWIVPSWHAAPEPDAVNLLLDPGLAFGTGTHPTTALCLEWLDGQDLKDCNVLDFGCGSGILAIAALLLGAKEAVGTDIDVQALEASRDNAGRNNIADELFPLYLPQDLPQVKADVLVANILAGPLVSLAPQLSSLVKSGGRLALSGILAEQGEEVAAAYAQDFDLDPIANRDGWVRITGRRR, encoded by the coding sequence ATGCCTTGGCTGCAAGTACGTCTCGCCATCAGCCCGGAACAAGCCGAAACCTACGAAGACGCGTTCCTTGAAGTCGGCGCCGTTTCGGTGACCTTCATGGACGCCGAAGATCAGCCGATCTTCGAGCCGGAACTCAACACCACCCCGCTGTGGGCGCACACTCACCTGCTGGCCCTGTTCGAGGGCGGCACCGAAGCCGCGCCGGTATTGGCGCATCTGGAACTGCTGACCGGCAGCCCATTGCCCGAGCACCACAGCGAAGTCATCGAAGACCAGGACTGGGAACGCAGCTGGATGGATGGTTTCCAGCCAATGCGCTTCGGTCAGCGCCTGTGGATCGTGCCGAGCTGGCACGCCGCCCCTGAGCCTGATGCGGTCAACTTGCTGCTGGACCCGGGCCTGGCGTTCGGCACCGGCACGCACCCGACCACCGCACTCTGCCTGGAATGGCTCGACGGTCAGGACCTGAAAGACTGCAACGTGCTGGATTTCGGCTGCGGCTCGGGGATTCTGGCCATCGCCGCCCTGCTGCTCGGCGCGAAAGAAGCCGTCGGCACCGACATTGATGTGCAGGCGCTGGAAGCCTCGCGCGACAACGCCGGGCGCAACAATATTGCCGACGAGCTGTTCCCGCTGTACCTGCCGCAAGACCTGCCGCAGGTCAAAGCCGACGTACTGGTCGCCAACATTCTGGCCGGCCCGCTGGTGTCCCTGGCACCGCAACTGTCCAGCCTGGTCAAATCCGGTGGTCGCCTGGCGCTGTCCGGCATCCTCGCCGAACAGGGCGAAGAAGTCGCTGCTGCCTATGCCCAGGACTTCGATCTGGACCCGATCGCCAATCGCGATGGCTGGGTGCGTATCACCGGCCGTCGGCGCTAG
- the accB gene encoding acetyl-CoA carboxylase biotin carboxyl carrier protein: MDIRKVKKLIELLEESGIDELEIKEGEESVRISRHSKTPAQQYYAPAPMQAPVAAPAAAAPVAAAAPAAPAAPALNGTVARSPMVGTFYRKSSPTSPSFVEVGQTVKKGDTLCIVEAMKMMNHIEAETSGVIESILVEDGQPVEYDQPLFTIV; the protein is encoded by the coding sequence ATGGATATCCGTAAAGTTAAGAAACTGATCGAATTGCTGGAAGAGTCCGGCATCGACGAGCTCGAGATCAAGGAAGGCGAAGAGTCCGTACGCATCAGCCGCCACAGCAAGACCCCGGCTCAGCAGTACTACGCGCCGGCTCCGATGCAGGCACCGGTCGCTGCACCTGCCGCTGCTGCTCCGGTTGCTGCTGCAGCCCCGGCTGCCCCTGCTGCGCCAGCGCTGAACGGCACCGTTGCCCGTTCGCCGATGGTCGGTACCTTCTATCGCAAATCTTCGCCAACCTCGCCGTCCTTCGTTGAAGTCGGCCAGACCGTGAAGAAAGGCGACACTCTGTGCATCGTCGAAGCCATGAAGATGATGAACCACATCGAAGCTGAAACCAGCGGTGTGATCGAGTCCATCCTCGTCGAAGACGGCCAGCCGGTTGAGTACGACCAACCGCTGTTCACCATCGTTTGA
- a CDS encoding methyl-accepting chemotaxis protein produces MRLKLLTNLNTLLLVAVCVALGATLWWSQKALERPYLLMERYLGLSQQFQNEVARNVEDYLASGDALRLSSASQAIDGLQKELGELPPALAETLRPSLSSLEEFSKTDLLAAGKLAGDPQALLLQAERELSASLDQLNTYANGNATYLTPLLTASQHLGKLSLARDKLVSSGRSELAAEVEREVASLRTQAQAIDALPLLGVVARNESGSDDFAAMMGIESSEKAAAEDAGVGLKRELNSLLGRYPAELERTRELIQKRTDLSTATHQKIAAVQQAIAGLEPVVRAQHGQIQGEVRLMQGVMIGLILLIALLIDTLQRRLARTLTNLAPALSTWAEGDFSRDIDLGKTNRELHDIEASLNRLRAYLVDLVGTIRGNAEQVAGSSRTLAELSNDLHTGAEHQAGDTALIRDSLGELEATIQQVAGDARQAADASRHAGLAVEHGQTVIGQSLTGLHALVGEVQGNAQMIEHLAEESATIGGVLTVIRSIADQTNLLALNAAIEAARAGEMGRGFAVVAEEVRSLAQRTAGATAEIQTLIAGLQSAARQSVEGMRAQVEHAEATANQAQAADGALDKIVGAIQTISDTAIRIADVTAQQSDAVSEIRDHSERIHQLGGDNLLRIGEGREQGENLLVLGGQLHTAVQAFRV; encoded by the coding sequence ATGCGCCTGAAGTTGCTCACCAATCTCAACACTCTGCTGCTGGTCGCCGTCTGCGTGGCCCTCGGCGCGACGCTGTGGTGGTCGCAAAAAGCCCTGGAGCGTCCGTATCTGCTGATGGAGCGCTATCTGGGTCTGTCGCAGCAATTTCAGAATGAGGTGGCGCGCAATGTCGAGGACTACCTTGCCAGCGGCGACGCCCTGCGCCTGAGCAGTGCCAGCCAGGCCATCGACGGTTTGCAGAAAGAGCTCGGCGAACTGCCGCCGGCGCTGGCCGAGACCCTGCGCCCGAGCCTGTCGAGTCTTGAAGAGTTCAGCAAGACCGACCTGCTCGCGGCCGGCAAACTGGCCGGCGATCCCCAGGCGCTGCTGCTGCAGGCCGAACGCGAACTGAGCGCCAGCCTCGACCAACTCAACACCTACGCCAACGGTAACGCGACGTACCTGACGCCGCTGCTCACCGCGTCCCAGCATCTGGGCAAGCTGTCGCTGGCCCGCGACAAACTGGTCAGCAGCGGCCGCAGTGAACTGGCCGCCGAGGTCGAGCGTGAAGTCGCCAGCCTCCGTACCCAGGCCCAAGCTATCGACGCCCTGCCCCTGCTCGGTGTGGTTGCCCGGAACGAATCCGGCAGTGATGACTTCGCCGCGATGATGGGTATCGAAAGCAGCGAAAAAGCCGCTGCCGAAGACGCCGGCGTCGGCCTCAAGCGCGAACTCAACAGCCTGCTGGGGCGTTACCCGGCGGAGCTGGAACGCACCCGCGAACTGATCCAGAAACGCACCGACCTGAGCACCGCGACGCACCAGAAGATCGCCGCCGTGCAGCAGGCCATTGCCGGCCTCGAGCCTGTGGTGCGTGCTCAGCACGGGCAGATCCAGGGCGAAGTGCGGCTGATGCAAGGCGTGATGATCGGCCTGATCCTGCTGATCGCGCTGCTGATCGACACCTTGCAGCGGCGCCTGGCCCGCACCCTGACCAACCTTGCCCCGGCGCTGTCGACCTGGGCCGAGGGTGATTTCAGTCGCGATATCGATCTGGGCAAAACCAACCGCGAACTGCACGACATCGAAGCGTCGCTCAATCGACTGCGCGCGTACCTGGTGGATCTGGTGGGCACGATTCGCGGCAACGCCGAACAGGTCGCAGGCAGCAGTCGCACACTGGCCGAACTGAGTAACGACCTGCACACGGGCGCCGAGCATCAGGCCGGGGACACCGCGCTGATTCGCGATTCTCTGGGCGAACTGGAAGCCACTATTCAGCAAGTCGCCGGCGATGCGCGTCAGGCCGCGGACGCCAGTCGTCATGCCGGGCTGGCCGTCGAGCACGGGCAAACCGTGATCGGCCAGAGCCTCACTGGCCTGCATGCGCTGGTCGGTGAAGTACAAGGCAACGCGCAGATGATCGAGCACCTCGCCGAAGAGTCGGCGACCATTGGTGGCGTGCTGACGGTGATCCGCTCGATCGCCGACCAGACCAACCTGCTGGCGCTCAACGCGGCAATCGAAGCGGCGCGGGCCGGGGAAATGGGCCGTGGTTTTGCCGTGGTCGCCGAGGAAGTGCGCTCACTGGCACAACGCACGGCTGGCGCCACGGCAGAAATCCAGACCCTCATCGCCGGCCTGCAAAGCGCCGCCCGACAATCGGTCGAAGGCATGCGCGCGCAGGTCGAACACGCCGAAGCCACGGCCAATCAGGCGCAAGCGGCGGACGGCGCGCTGGATAAAATCGTCGGCGCCATTCAGACCATTTCCGACACGGCGATCCGCATTGCCGACGTGACCGCGCAGCAAAGTGACGCGGTCAGCGAGATTCGCGACCACAGTGAACGGATCCATCAGTTGGGTGGGGATAACCTGCTGCGCATTGGCGAAGGTCGCGAACAGGGCGAGAACCTACTGGTATTGGGCGGGCAGTTGCATACCGCCGTTCAGGCCTTTCGCGTCTGA
- the dusB gene encoding tRNA dihydrouridine synthase DusB, translating to MSAVRIGPYTLQNGLILAPMAGVTDQPFRQLCKRLGAGLVVSEMVTSDMSLWNTRKSRMRMIHEGDPEPRSVQIAGGDAQMLADAARANVELGAQIIDINMGCPAKKVCNKAAGSALLKDEALVTEILHAVVAAVDVPVTLKIRTGWDRDNKNGLTVAKIAEQAGITALAVHGRTRADLYTGVAEYDTIAAIKQAVSIPVFANGDIDSPEKARYVLDATGADGLLIGRAAQGRPWIFREIEHFLRTGEKLPAPELIEVERILLEHLAALHAFYGDVMGVRIARKHVGWYLATLPGAREFRAHFNRLDGTETQCANVREFFAERYKSLTGDEEGVAA from the coding sequence ATGTCGGCGGTACGCATCGGCCCATATACATTGCAGAACGGTTTGATTCTCGCCCCGATGGCAGGGGTCACCGATCAGCCCTTTCGTCAGCTGTGCAAGCGTTTGGGCGCAGGGCTTGTAGTCTCGGAAATGGTCACCAGTGACATGAGCCTGTGGAATACCCGCAAGTCGCGCATGCGCATGATCCACGAAGGCGATCCCGAGCCACGCTCGGTACAGATTGCCGGTGGCGACGCGCAGATGCTGGCGGACGCGGCCCGGGCCAACGTCGAACTGGGCGCACAGATTATTGATATCAACATGGGTTGCCCGGCAAAGAAGGTCTGCAACAAGGCCGCCGGCTCCGCGTTGTTGAAGGATGAAGCACTGGTTACCGAGATCCTGCACGCCGTGGTGGCGGCGGTTGATGTGCCGGTAACCCTGAAGATCCGCACCGGATGGGATCGCGACAACAAGAACGGCCTGACCGTGGCGAAGATCGCCGAGCAGGCCGGCATTACGGCGCTGGCAGTGCATGGCCGCACGCGCGCCGATCTGTACACAGGTGTTGCCGAGTACGACACGATTGCCGCGATCAAGCAGGCGGTGTCGATTCCGGTGTTTGCCAATGGCGATATCGATTCGCCTGAAAAGGCCCGTTACGTGCTCGACGCGACCGGTGCCGATGGCCTGCTGATAGGCCGGGCTGCCCAGGGGCGGCCATGGATTTTTCGTGAGATCGAACACTTCCTGCGTACCGGCGAGAAATTGCCGGCGCCGGAGCTGATCGAAGTGGAACGCATCCTGCTGGAGCATCTGGCCGCACTTCACGCCTTCTATGGGGACGTGATGGGCGTACGTATTGCCCGCAAGCATGTGGGCTGGTATCTCGCAACCTTGCCGGGCGCCAGGGAGTTTCGCGCCCACTTCAATCGTTTGGATGGTACGGAAACACAATGCGCCAACGTTCGGGAGTTCTTCGCCGAGCGTTACAAGAGCCTGACAGGGGACGAAGAAGGGGTGGCCGCATGA
- a CDS encoding DUF3426 domain-containing protein yields the protein MTDSFVTQCPHCQTSFRVSHAQLSVARGVVRCGSCLQVFNAAKQLLEQHAGKEAVTPVAPAIVQPPQAQPAVSEPPVVEATAIVEPPAPRAISQKQWSASELDLDSLDLDEELARLEQREIQPTTEFGRQREDSLSARRDSPEADETVWRDSLFSARDDERLPEHEDEIEPEIIEPEPEKTARTEPSLSLEPVDLDDEPPIPQLRLHDPIDPNARRERLSASAEPDDDDLPSVEPLRKKRDRAEPGVRAEVLQDLTDDPLQLDWQKRRSPWGRRLLWSLLVLLAAAGLAGQYVAYHFDELARQDQYRPWFQQLCPEIGCTVPSKVDIGKIKSSNLVVRSHPEFSGALVVDAIIYNRATFSQPFPLLELRFADLNGHLIASRRFKPGEYLNGDLEGLAEMPPQTPIHIALDILDPGPKAVNYSLSFHSPE from the coding sequence ATGACCGACAGTTTCGTCACCCAGTGCCCGCATTGCCAAACCAGCTTCCGCGTCAGCCATGCTCAATTGAGCGTGGCCCGCGGGGTGGTTCGCTGTGGCTCCTGCCTGCAAGTGTTCAACGCCGCCAAACAGCTGCTCGAACAACACGCCGGCAAGGAAGCGGTCACGCCAGTGGCTCCGGCCATCGTGCAACCGCCTCAGGCGCAACCTGCAGTCAGCGAGCCACCGGTGGTCGAAGCGACCGCCATCGTCGAACCACCCGCACCACGCGCCATCAGCCAAAAGCAATGGAGCGCCAGCGAGCTGGATCTCGACAGCCTGGACCTGGACGAAGAACTGGCCCGCCTCGAACAACGGGAAATTCAGCCGACCACCGAATTCGGGCGTCAGCGTGAAGATTCCCTGAGCGCCCGGCGTGACAGCCCCGAAGCCGATGAAACGGTGTGGCGCGACAGCCTGTTCAGCGCACGCGATGATGAGCGCCTGCCTGAGCACGAAGATGAAATCGAACCCGAGATCATCGAACCGGAACCGGAAAAAACCGCACGCACCGAGCCATCGTTGTCGCTGGAGCCGGTGGACCTGGACGACGAACCGCCGATTCCGCAGTTGCGCCTGCACGACCCAATCGATCCGAATGCCCGCCGCGAGCGCCTGTCAGCCAGCGCCGAACCCGATGACGATGACCTGCCGTCGGTCGAACCGCTGCGCAAAAAACGCGACCGGGCAGAGCCCGGAGTTCGCGCCGAAGTCCTGCAGGACCTGACCGACGATCCGCTGCAACTCGACTGGCAGAAGCGCCGTTCACCCTGGGGACGGCGCCTGCTCTGGAGTTTGCTGGTGCTGCTGGCCGCTGCAGGTCTCGCCGGTCAGTACGTCGCCTACCACTTCGACGAACTGGCGCGACAGGATCAGTACCGCCCGTGGTTTCAGCAACTCTGTCCAGAGATCGGTTGCACGGTGCCGTCCAAGGTCGACATTGGCAAAATCAAAAGCAGCAATCTGGTGGTGCGCAGCCATCCCGAATTCAGCGGCGCACTGGTGGTCGACGCGATCATCTATAACCGCGCGACGTTCTCCCAGCCATTCCCGCTGCTGGAGCTGCGCTTCGCCGATCTCAATGGCCACCTGATCGCCAGTCGTCGCTTCAAACCCGGCGAATACCTCAACGGCGACCTCGAAGGCCTGGCGGAAATGCCGCCGCAGACGCCGATCCACATCGCGCTGGATATCCTTGATCCAGGCCCCAAAGCGGTGAATTACAGCCTGAGTTTCCACTCCCCCGAGTGA
- the fis gene encoding DNA-binding transcriptional regulator Fis has product MTMMTETLVSGTTPVSDNVNLKQHLNTPSEEGQTLRGSVEKALHNYFAHLEGASVTDVYNLVLSEVEAPLLESVMNYVKGNQTKASELLGLNRGTLRKKLKQYDLL; this is encoded by the coding sequence ATGACGATGATGACCGAGACTTTAGTGAGTGGAACAACACCCGTGAGCGACAACGTGAATTTGAAACAGCACCTCAATACCCCGAGCGAAGAAGGTCAGACCCTTCGCGGGAGTGTCGAGAAGGCGCTGCACAATTATTTCGCCCACCTTGAGGGCGCGTCCGTCACGGATGTGTACAACCTGGTGCTCTCCGAAGTCGAGGCTCCCCTGCTCGAAAGCGTGATGAACTACGTCAAGGGCAACCAGACCAAGGCCAGTGAGCTGCTGGGACTCAACCGCGGCACGCTGCGCAAGAAACTCAAGCAGTACGATCTGCTGTAA
- the gcbA gene encoding diguanylate cyclase GcbA has translation MTEPEDPSRERLKHHFAQRVIHQARQILEIWQRLQRSEWSTADLAELSEANLRLLRFAERFEQPEHTQLAHHISQSLDAVDANRGRLSSGLITDLNRLMQRLSRTGLRHGDQLDQTFLPPLRKPIYVLLQDHDRAERLAKQLEFFGLTAQALDSVSAFRSSMVERLPAAIVMDVDFSGAGVGLQLAAEAQVGLEEPLPLLFFSLHETDTPTRLAAVRAGGQEFLTGTLEASSLLEKIEVLTCVAQYEPYKVLIIDDSRAQALHTERLLNSAGIVTRSLIEPIQAMAELADFQPDLIILDMYMPACTGTELAKVIRHNDRYVSVPIIYLSAEDDLDKQLDAMSEGGDDFLTKPIKPRHLITTVRNRAARARNLKARMVRDSLTGLYNHTHILQLLEDCSFRARRENKPLSFAMLDIDHFKRVNDSHGHPMGDRVIKSLALFLKQRLRKTDFIGRYGGEEFAIVMPDTDIEAAHKVLDEIRQRFAEIHYPAQPQDLWCTFSAGVVEMREDSDSLMMASQADEALYRAKGAGRNRVQTARDSKQSATFSSESTDSVITL, from the coding sequence ATGACCGAGCCAGAAGACCCCAGCCGTGAGCGCCTCAAGCACCACTTTGCCCAGCGGGTAATTCATCAGGCACGTCAGATTCTTGAGATATGGCAACGCCTGCAACGCAGTGAGTGGTCCACTGCCGACCTCGCCGAACTGAGCGAGGCCAACCTGCGCCTGCTGCGTTTCGCCGAACGTTTCGAGCAGCCTGAGCACACACAACTGGCCCACCACATCAGCCAGTCGCTGGACGCCGTCGATGCCAATCGCGGCCGCCTGAGCAGTGGCCTGATCACCGACCTCAATCGCTTGATGCAGCGTTTGTCGCGCACCGGCCTGCGTCATGGTGATCAACTCGACCAGACATTTCTGCCACCGCTGCGCAAGCCGATCTATGTGTTGCTGCAGGATCATGACCGCGCCGAGCGGCTGGCCAAGCAACTGGAATTCTTCGGGCTGACCGCCCAGGCGCTGGACAGCGTGTCGGCGTTTCGCTCCTCGATGGTCGAGCGTTTGCCGGCTGCGATCGTCATGGACGTGGACTTCAGCGGTGCCGGCGTCGGCTTGCAACTCGCCGCCGAAGCGCAAGTGGGTCTGGAAGAACCGCTGCCGCTGCTGTTCTTCAGCCTGCACGAAACCGACACCCCGACCCGCCTCGCGGCGGTACGCGCCGGGGGCCAGGAATTTCTCACCGGCACCCTCGAAGCGTCGAGCCTGCTGGAGAAGATCGAAGTCCTCACCTGCGTCGCCCAGTACGAACCTTATAAAGTGCTGATCATCGACGATTCCCGCGCCCAGGCCTTGCACACCGAACGCCTGCTCAACAGCGCCGGGATCGTCACCCGCTCCCTGATCGAACCGATCCAGGCGATGGCCGAGCTGGCGGATTTCCAGCCGGACCTGATCATCCTCGACATGTACATGCCGGCCTGCACCGGCACCGAGCTGGCCAAGGTCATCCGCCACAACGACCGTTATGTCAGCGTACCGATCATCTACTTGTCGGCGGAGGACGATCTGGACAAGCAACTCGACGCCATGAGCGAAGGCGGCGATGACTTCCTGACCAAGCCGATCAAGCCACGGCACCTGATCACCACCGTGCGCAACCGCGCCGCCCGTGCGCGCAATCTGAAGGCACGGATGGTCCGCGACAGTCTCACCGGGCTGTACAACCACACGCACATCCTGCAATTGCTCGAAGACTGTTCGTTCCGCGCGCGCCGCGAGAACAAACCGCTGAGCTTTGCCATGCTCGACATCGACCACTTCAAACGGGTCAACGACAGCCACGGTCACCCGATGGGCGACCGGGTGATCAAGAGCCTCGCGCTATTCCTCAAGCAACGCCTGCGCAAGACCGATTTCATCGGCCGCTACGGCGGCGAAGAATTCGCCATCGTCATGCCCGACACCGATATAGAAGCCGCGCACAAAGTGCTCGACGAGATCCGCCAGCGCTTCGCCGAAATCCACTACCCTGCGCAGCCGCAGGATTTGTGGTGCACCTTCAGTGCCGGCGTGGTGGAAATGCGCGAGGATTCCGACAGCCTGATGATGGCCAGCCAGGCCGACGAAGCGCTGTACCGCGCCAAGGGTGCCGGACGCAACCGGGTGCAGACCGCGCGCGACTCAAAGCAAAGTGCCACTTTTTCATCGGAATCCACCGATTCGGTCATAACCCTGTAA